Proteins co-encoded in one Luteolibacter sp. Y139 genomic window:
- a CDS encoding HAD family hydrolase, producing MKPGLIFDLDGTLIDSLPGIAASLNRALVSCGLPSHPDSDVRRFIGNGSYELARKAMPDGSLPDDILDVETAFKDDYALTWPEGTAPYDGIHECLDALATAGFKLAVLSNKPHPFTVEIVQRLFPGVPFDPVFGQRPDTPRKPHPDAALQIARYWGLPAERCRFIGDSTVDLETARGAGMPAIAVGWGYHDAPALLAAGAGEVLKKVTDLDAALAGA from the coding sequence ATGAAACCCGGCCTGATTTTCGACCTCGATGGCACCCTGATCGATTCCCTGCCCGGCATCGCCGCCTCCTTGAATCGCGCGCTCGTGAGCTGTGGCCTGCCCAGCCATCCCGACAGCGACGTGCGCCGCTTCATCGGCAATGGCTCCTATGAGCTCGCCCGCAAGGCGATGCCGGACGGCTCACTCCCCGATGACATCCTCGACGTCGAAACCGCCTTCAAGGACGACTACGCCCTCACTTGGCCGGAAGGCACCGCTCCCTACGATGGCATCCACGAGTGCCTCGATGCACTCGCCACCGCAGGCTTCAAATTGGCAGTTCTCTCCAATAAGCCCCACCCCTTCACTGTCGAAATCGTACAACGCCTTTTCCCCGGCGTTCCCTTTGACCCCGTCTTCGGCCAGCGCCCGGACACCCCCCGCAAGCCGCATCCGGACGCCGCACTCCAGATCGCCCGCTACTGGGGACTTCCGGCCGAGCGCTGCCGCTTTATCGGCGACTCCACGGTGGACCTTGAAACCGCCCGCGGTGCCGGGATGCCCGCCATCGCCGTCGGCTGGGGCTATCACGACGCTCCCGCCCTGCTCGCCGCCGGAGCCGGCGAGGTCTTGAAAAAAGTGACGGATCTGGACGCGGCCCTCGCCGGTGCCTGA
- a CDS encoding PD-(D/E)XK nuclease family protein: MPERVFLGWHRPFLGLLTEWLLARREELPGMLVVVPTAQAGRLLREALAEAAGGLLAPRVVTPGHFLHTEEAAPEAIELLAWVEVLESIGDWSPYAAAFPLPPGEDEAPGWAMGLAKSLTGVRKSLQENALMLADAARRLGKTVEGERWEALAALEVKVEQQLKRWRFESRSRVVARGTEIDATRRIVLAGVPDFPAAVVRHLSEAIVLIGAPGSEAGLFDEFGRPVVGWTERKIAWPESGSVTLTADPRQQAAEAMQIAATAGTSSDDLVLGSADEATAGELVRAFGRSGWVLHDPAHLPPAPLKAWLAAWRQFVSRPDAAEAIDLLGYAETGALIGGKRAQRVMALSAARDQWLARDRDDLQRIATVTSRNPEALQLAEETLESLQRHRAVFLREGAHAGLSRLLERIDPRGERSGAIFEWLDATASVAEEVRREPGLWIDLLCSTLPEGTVVPPEDRVLDIQGWLELFHEPGKHLIVCGMNEGLVPGRASSDAWLPEGTRRLLGLSHDAARHARDAYLLTAMIEVRRNDGRVDLLLAKTGSDGDVLLPSRLLLATDEGELPLRVKKLFREIEPPDSSLAWTLDEIWRWKPPVIDKEPRIGVTTFADYLACPFRFYLKHIAGMSEPDPERVEWNQRDFGNVAHIIVERWALDGEAKDFSKEAAIEAWVHEELDRVIAERFGSKVPLAIRIQRESMRQRLSWFARIQAGERERGWQIAEVETKFELDIDGVTVVGRVDRIERHDDGRRRVLDYKTGTTAGPVESSHRTGIVASTRFPAHLENVPQILCTGSDGKPKRWKNLQVALYSAALGDVDELGYFQLGATEGDVKLSLWDGFSIADRDSALACARWIVGQVKNQVFWPPAEKVDFDDYAVLELGRSLGESVTWKGGAA, translated from the coding sequence ATGCCGGAGCGCGTTTTCCTGGGCTGGCACAGGCCCTTTCTCGGACTGCTGACAGAGTGGCTGTTGGCGCGTCGGGAGGAGCTGCCGGGGATGCTGGTGGTGGTGCCGACGGCGCAGGCGGGGCGGCTTTTGCGGGAAGCGCTGGCCGAGGCGGCCGGTGGCTTGCTCGCACCGCGGGTGGTGACGCCCGGCCATTTCCTGCACACGGAGGAAGCCGCGCCGGAGGCCATTGAGCTCCTGGCTTGGGTGGAGGTCTTGGAGTCGATCGGCGATTGGTCGCCGTATGCGGCGGCCTTTCCGCTCCCACCCGGCGAGGACGAGGCTCCGGGCTGGGCGATGGGGCTGGCGAAATCGCTGACCGGGGTGAGAAAGAGCCTGCAGGAGAATGCGCTGATGCTTGCCGATGCGGCGCGGCGATTGGGGAAGACGGTGGAGGGAGAGCGCTGGGAGGCACTTGCCGCCTTGGAGGTGAAGGTGGAGCAGCAATTGAAGCGATGGAGATTTGAGAGCCGTAGCAGGGTGGTGGCTCGCGGGACGGAGATCGATGCGACGCGGCGTATCGTGCTCGCAGGGGTGCCGGATTTTCCTGCGGCGGTCGTTCGTCATTTGTCGGAGGCGATCGTCCTGATCGGTGCGCCGGGAAGCGAGGCGGGATTGTTTGATGAATTTGGCAGGCCGGTTGTGGGATGGACGGAGCGAAAGATTGCCTGGCCGGAAAGCGGCAGTGTCACGCTTACCGCGGATCCGCGACAGCAGGCAGCGGAAGCGATGCAGATCGCGGCTACCGCGGGAACATCATCGGATGATCTTGTGCTTGGCTCCGCCGACGAGGCGACGGCCGGCGAATTGGTGCGTGCGTTCGGCCGCAGCGGTTGGGTGCTGCACGATCCGGCCCACTTGCCGCCCGCGCCGCTGAAAGCGTGGCTGGCGGCTTGGCGGCAGTTTGTTTCGCGGCCGGATGCCGCGGAGGCGATCGATCTGTTAGGCTACGCTGAAACCGGTGCGCTGATCGGAGGCAAGCGTGCCCAGCGGGTGATGGCCTTGTCCGCAGCGCGAGACCAGTGGCTGGCTCGGGATCGGGATGACTTGCAGCGGATCGCCACGGTGACCTCCCGCAATCCTGAGGCGCTCCAACTTGCGGAGGAGACGCTGGAGTCGCTGCAACGGCACCGCGCGGTTTTCTTGCGTGAGGGTGCCCATGCTGGACTGAGTCGTTTGTTGGAGCGGATCGATCCCCGTGGCGAGAGGAGCGGCGCGATCTTCGAATGGCTCGATGCCACTGCTTCCGTCGCGGAGGAGGTCCGGCGTGAGCCTGGGCTCTGGATCGATCTGCTGTGCTCGACCTTGCCCGAGGGCACGGTCGTCCCGCCGGAGGATCGTGTGCTCGATATCCAAGGGTGGCTGGAGCTTTTCCACGAGCCTGGCAAGCACCTCATCGTCTGTGGCATGAACGAGGGGTTGGTTCCCGGGCGTGCGAGCAGCGATGCGTGGCTTCCGGAAGGCACGCGCAGGCTGTTAGGCTTGTCCCATGATGCCGCACGGCATGCGCGCGATGCCTATTTGCTGACGGCGATGATCGAAGTGCGGCGCAATGATGGACGTGTCGATCTGCTGCTTGCAAAGACCGGTTCGGATGGCGACGTGCTGCTGCCGTCGCGCCTGCTCCTGGCGACGGATGAAGGCGAGCTGCCCCTTCGCGTGAAGAAGCTCTTCCGGGAAATCGAGCCGCCGGATTCATCGCTGGCATGGACGCTCGACGAGATATGGAGATGGAAGCCGCCGGTGATCGACAAGGAGCCACGGATTGGCGTGACCACATTCGCCGATTATCTCGCGTGTCCGTTCCGCTTCTACCTGAAGCACATTGCCGGCATGAGCGAGCCGGATCCCGAGCGGGTCGAGTGGAATCAGCGCGACTTCGGCAACGTGGCCCACATCATCGTGGAGCGCTGGGCGCTTGATGGGGAGGCGAAGGACTTTTCAAAGGAGGCAGCGATCGAGGCGTGGGTGCATGAAGAACTCGACCGGGTGATTGCGGAACGGTTTGGCTCGAAGGTGCCGCTGGCCATTCGCATCCAGCGCGAGTCGATGCGCCAGCGGCTGTCGTGGTTTGCCCGCATCCAGGCGGGGGAAAGGGAGCGTGGCTGGCAGATCGCAGAGGTGGAGACGAAATTCGAACTGGATATCGACGGAGTGACGGTGGTCGGGCGGGTCGATCGCATCGAGCGTCATGACGACGGGCGGAGGCGCGTGCTTGATTACAAGACGGGAACGACAGCGGGGCCGGTCGAAAGCTCGCACCGGACGGGAATCGTCGCGAGCACGCGCTTTCCCGCGCATCTGGAGAACGTGCCGCAGATCCTCTGTACGGGCTCGGACGGCAAGCCGAAGCGTTGGAAGAATCTTCAGGTGGCACTTTATTCGGCGGCATTGGGAGACGTCGATGAGCTCGGCTATTTCCAACTCGGCGCGACGGAGGGAGACGTGAAGCTTTCGCTGTGGGATGGCTTTTCGATCGCCGACCGCGACTCCGCGCTGGCTTGTGCGCGATGGATCGTGGGGCAAGTGAAGAACCAGGTCTTCTGGCCGCCGGCGGAGAAGGTTGACTTCGATGATTATGCTGTGCTCGAGCTGGGTCGCAGCCTCGGGGAATCCGTGACGTGGAAGGGAGGTGCCGCGTGA
- the rtcA gene encoding RNA 3'-terminal phosphate cyclase: MKPLQLDGSAGGGQILRTALSLSMITGQPFRITNIRGKRSRPGLMRQHLTCVKAACEISGGIADGAEIGSTELVFRAGKVRAGSYQFAIGTAGSTGLLFQTLLPALWHADGPSTLRLEGGTHNPLAPPFDFLERVFLPTLQKAGIETSISLESAGFAPAGGGTIIATIHPCTKLTPLDLSARPESTGSRIRVLTRHLPLSIAGRMLDAALEVLPCRDATVESCEPGPGAGVCCLVEGQFGDLRELTSTFGEQGVGAEKLGHRAAKLMQDFLGSGAPVGRCLADQLLLPMALAGDGRIVTMSPDAHVPTNIAVIEKFLPVKFHVSDGERGTKVIEVTRD; the protein is encoded by the coding sequence ATGAAACCTCTCCAACTCGACGGCTCCGCCGGCGGCGGCCAGATCCTCCGCACCGCGCTCTCGCTGTCCATGATCACCGGCCAACCCTTCCGCATCACGAACATCCGCGGCAAGCGCTCTCGACCCGGCCTCATGCGCCAGCATCTCACCTGCGTGAAGGCAGCCTGCGAGATCTCCGGCGGCATCGCCGACGGCGCGGAAATCGGCTCCACCGAACTTGTCTTCCGCGCCGGCAAAGTACGAGCCGGATCGTACCAATTCGCCATCGGCACCGCAGGCAGCACCGGACTCTTGTTCCAGACCCTGCTGCCCGCGCTCTGGCACGCAGACGGGCCCAGCACCCTGCGTCTCGAAGGCGGCACCCACAATCCGCTCGCCCCTCCCTTCGATTTCCTCGAACGCGTCTTCCTGCCCACCCTGCAGAAAGCCGGCATCGAAACCTCCATCTCACTCGAAAGCGCCGGCTTCGCCCCGGCCGGCGGCGGCACCATCATCGCCACCATCCATCCCTGCACCAAGCTCACCCCGCTCGACCTGTCCGCCCGGCCAGAGTCGACTGGCTCGCGGATCCGCGTGCTCACCCGTCACCTCCCGCTCTCCATCGCCGGGCGGATGCTCGATGCCGCCCTCGAGGTGCTCCCCTGCAGGGACGCCACCGTCGAAAGCTGCGAACCCGGCCCCGGTGCCGGCGTCTGCTGCCTCGTCGAAGGCCAGTTCGGCGACCTGCGCGAGCTCACCAGCACCTTCGGCGAGCAAGGCGTTGGCGCCGAGAAACTCGGCCATCGCGCCGCCAAGCTGATGCAGGATTTCCTCGGCTCCGGCGCTCCGGTGGGCCGATGTCTCGCGGACCAGCTTCTACTTCCCATGGCCTTAGCCGGCGACGGTCGCATCGTCACCATGTCGCCGGACGCTCACGTCCCGACCAACATCGCGGTGATCGAGAAATTCCTGCCCGTGAAATTCCACGTCAGCGATGGCGAGCGGGGAACCAAGGTGATCGAGGTCACCCGTGATTGA
- the hpf gene encoding ribosome hibernation-promoting factor, HPF/YfiA family: MQTANVNLPITVTVRHEAVTDSLRDYAQKKIEGLHLDYPRIIEAKAILDVQKNRHIAEIILFCANHITIEAHTEGQDMYAAIDETIDKIARRMRKHKTRLMKKKRPHRNDSIRHLDERYFRDEIIDHPEESESDPEPFLVHPEKYRLKTMYKEDAVMELELSDRPFVLYKSARRGCLTILYRRKDGEYGAIDIKE; the protein is encoded by the coding sequence ATGCAAACCGCAAACGTGAACCTGCCAATAACGGTCACCGTTCGTCATGAAGCTGTGACCGATTCGCTGCGCGACTACGCCCAAAAGAAGATCGAGGGTCTCCACCTCGACTATCCGCGCATTATCGAAGCGAAGGCCATTCTCGACGTTCAGAAAAACCGCCACATCGCGGAAATCATCCTTTTTTGCGCCAATCACATCACGATCGAGGCCCACACCGAAGGGCAGGATATGTACGCCGCCATCGACGAAACGATCGACAAGATCGCCCGCCGCATGCGGAAGCACAAGACGCGCCTCATGAAGAAGAAGCGCCCGCACCGGAATGACTCCATCCGGCACCTCGACGAGCGCTACTTCCGTGACGAGATCATCGACCACCCGGAAGAATCCGAGTCCGATCCCGAGCCATTCCTCGTGCATCCCGAGAAGTACCGTCTCAAGACGATGTACAAGGAAGACGCCGTCATGGAACTCGAACTCTCCGACCGCCCCTTCGTCCTCTACAAGAGCGCGCGCCGCGGTTGCCTGACCATCCTCTACCGCCGCAAGGACGGCGAATACGGAGCCATCGACATCAAGGAATAA
- a CDS encoding RtcB family protein, with protein sequence MTIHKTDEALGFLPLPGDNGKPITVVGTDAIRDSFDQTCLDQAVNSRMAPGVTDVILNPDGHAGYGAPVGCVMVSPTHIYPGPVGVDIKCSMSLLQLDIPEDAIVDKATRRALINAIVERTPTGAGRGQRSVKKARRVDQVLGTRAVTEGAVADVCEALGIPPEWASRCEDSTHHGHDGTYDALRTRLDWILAQGRIRNFADKIGQLGSYGGGNHFGECEITRITDRPWARDTAKSFGLQDGKVSFLSHCGSRGFGNLLAQGQFKDLENKFRTWSTPFPAGDKQLVYAPLGTPEADAYLDDMALGANFATVNHLLINALVLEAFQEVLPGAKGQLVYFISHNIAREEIVDGRKSWVHRKGATRAIPAGHFSLADTPFASTGHPILLPGNPRDGSVVMVAKAGAERTAWSVNHGAGRRMGRKHAARTLDQKAVDADFDANDILSNCRKYPIDEAPDAYKDFPEVLRSVESAGLAETVAKLQARFVIKDEAAADD encoded by the coding sequence ATGACCATCCACAAGACCGACGAAGCCCTCGGCTTCCTCCCTCTCCCCGGTGACAACGGCAAGCCGATCACCGTGGTCGGCACCGACGCGATCCGCGATTCCTTCGACCAGACCTGTCTCGATCAGGCCGTGAACTCGCGCATGGCTCCGGGCGTCACCGATGTGATCCTCAATCCCGACGGCCACGCCGGCTACGGCGCACCGGTCGGTTGCGTGATGGTTTCGCCAACCCACATCTACCCGGGCCCGGTCGGGGTGGACATCAAGTGCTCCATGTCGCTGCTCCAGCTCGATATCCCCGAGGACGCGATCGTCGATAAAGCAACGCGCCGAGCGCTGATCAATGCCATCGTTGAACGCACTCCCACCGGTGCCGGCCGCGGCCAGCGCTCGGTGAAGAAGGCCCGCCGCGTGGACCAAGTGCTCGGAACCCGCGCCGTCACCGAAGGTGCGGTAGCGGACGTCTGCGAAGCTCTCGGGATCCCACCCGAGTGGGCATCGCGATGCGAAGACTCCACCCATCACGGCCACGATGGGACCTACGATGCCCTTCGTACTCGCCTCGATTGGATCCTCGCCCAAGGACGCATCCGGAACTTCGCCGACAAGATCGGACAGCTCGGCTCCTACGGCGGAGGAAACCACTTCGGCGAATGCGAGATCACCCGCATCACGGATCGCCCGTGGGCACGTGACACTGCGAAGTCCTTCGGCCTGCAGGATGGGAAGGTCTCCTTCCTCAGCCACTGCGGATCGCGCGGCTTCGGGAACCTGCTCGCGCAGGGCCAGTTCAAGGACTTGGAAAACAAGTTCCGCACCTGGAGCACCCCCTTCCCGGCCGGTGACAAGCAGCTCGTCTACGCCCCGCTTGGAACCCCCGAAGCGGACGCCTACCTCGATGACATGGCCCTCGGCGCGAACTTCGCCACGGTGAATCACCTCCTGATCAATGCCCTCGTATTGGAGGCATTCCAGGAAGTGCTCCCGGGCGCGAAGGGACAGCTCGTCTATTTCATCTCGCACAATATTGCGCGGGAAGAAATCGTCGACGGCCGCAAGTCGTGGGTCCACCGCAAGGGCGCGACTCGTGCGATCCCCGCCGGTCACTTCTCACTCGCCGATACGCCGTTCGCCTCGACCGGTCATCCGATCCTGCTCCCGGGAAATCCCCGCGATGGCTCGGTCGTCATGGTCGCGAAGGCCGGAGCCGAACGCACCGCCTGGTCCGTCAATCACGGCGCCGGTCGCCGCATGGGCCGCAAGCACGCAGCCCGCACCCTCGACCAGAAAGCCGTGGATGCCGACTTCGACGCCAACGACATCCTGTCCAACTGCCGCAAGTATCCCATCGACGAAGCACCCGACGCCTACAAGGACTTCCCCGAAGTCCTACGCAGCGTCGAGTCCGCCGGCCTCGCAGAAACCGTAGCCAAGCTCCAAGCTCGCTTCGTCATCAAGGACGAGGCCGCCGCCGATGACTAA
- a CDS encoding UvrD-helicase domain-containing protein, whose protein sequence is MEGRCRVSVPSILSKNLMILASAGSGKTFQLGNRVIGLVGSREVDPGRIVALTFTRKAAGEFADSVLSKLADCAMDPEEEQKLGAQIGEPFDARKTLARIIRVLPVFQLGTMDGFFARVVRGFQYELGLTGGTFELIEGPKLEAAMSDMLTELLGAALEREGAEDFLNAFRRATMGKEGTSVLRNIEEFLRHWHGLWKTGVKLEGWGGAALFAGLPEVEAWERDKRTLLDALRKDGLPESALKLLDQFEGHTVGSGKISKAGVLFERLLEAVSAEGVIEVPFGRTLVRFSEATSGRWREVFRLLAGCELAASVGRTRAVADLVASLDDECERRLRRKGLLGFDDVKVLLGRWTKDEESRLRREAVDFRLDGHYDHWLLDEFQDTSLAEWQGLVPLLDEATTRDDGTLFVVGDRKQAIYGWRGGDVTLFDEVSHRYGGGLATRTMPESWRSCPAVLDLVNAVCGDFPTIRELFGPEMERRWQWEDHVAAKPNLTGEARVEVVAKDDREDRLVELLREIGVGEKNLTCGVLVRTNSQVRATAAMLRDEGFDVIEEGRRQPVADNAPGVALFHLIRWLADPNDAYARQVIAMSPLDGILKERHGEHWQAAWEGLLKAAREHGFAAMVEGLVEPLWKDMSEFSRRRAGDVIGALAEFDASGAGTPREVVRWITDLEIPQSPGAAAVQVLTIHKSKGLGFDVVVLPEMEDAQVPNHGDFNVARGLHAGDPWLLAPPASWVRSLVSSLCSAEEAWADDQRYEAMCVLYVALTRAKRGLYVLLPEVPKSRKDPGEWKSPANWIARSAGDSFQSGDPGWWRDVPDRQSVVKPPIPQLGVAKPRRARTSPSGAKAVHAVMPSLAGMALGRDVHSLFERIGWVDDDPPKLPPGDAGALIRGLLAKPAVNEVLSRKGRNVSLFREQPVEAILDGKWLSGVIDRLHVIRGDDGKVTALELIDFKTDAVEKAEQLAERYAGQMAAYRDVLSKAFGEVPVGCVLLSTKLREVVVL, encoded by the coding sequence GTGGAAGGGAGGTGCCGCGTGAGCGTGCCTTCGATCCTTTCCAAAAATCTCATGATCCTGGCTTCGGCAGGGTCGGGGAAGACCTTCCAGCTGGGCAATCGTGTGATCGGCCTGGTCGGCTCTCGCGAGGTGGATCCCGGCCGCATTGTGGCGCTTACCTTTACCCGGAAGGCGGCGGGGGAGTTCGCGGACTCGGTGCTATCGAAGCTCGCGGATTGTGCGATGGATCCGGAGGAGGAGCAAAAGCTCGGTGCCCAGATCGGCGAACCTTTCGATGCGAGGAAGACCCTTGCGCGGATCATCCGCGTGCTGCCGGTGTTCCAGCTCGGCACCATGGACGGCTTCTTCGCCCGTGTGGTACGAGGGTTCCAGTATGAGCTGGGTCTTACCGGCGGCACCTTCGAATTGATCGAAGGTCCGAAGCTGGAAGCCGCGATGTCCGACATGCTCACGGAGTTGCTGGGTGCTGCGCTGGAGCGAGAGGGTGCGGAAGATTTTCTCAATGCTTTCCGTCGTGCGACGATGGGCAAGGAAGGCACCAGCGTGCTGAGGAATATCGAGGAGTTTCTTCGCCATTGGCACGGGCTGTGGAAGACCGGTGTCAAACTCGAGGGATGGGGCGGGGCGGCGCTTTTCGCGGGATTGCCGGAGGTGGAGGCGTGGGAGCGCGACAAACGCACGCTGCTAGATGCGCTCCGGAAGGATGGCTTGCCAGAGTCGGCGCTGAAGCTGCTGGATCAATTCGAGGGTCACACGGTGGGAAGCGGCAAGATTTCGAAGGCGGGTGTGCTTTTCGAGCGCTTGTTAGAGGCAGTCTCTGCGGAGGGTGTGATCGAGGTGCCGTTTGGCAGGACCTTGGTGCGTTTCTCCGAAGCAACGTCCGGCCGCTGGCGTGAGGTCTTCCGCTTGCTGGCCGGCTGCGAGTTGGCGGCGTCGGTCGGGCGAACCCGGGCGGTGGCAGATCTGGTGGCCAGCCTGGATGACGAGTGCGAGCGGAGACTGAGGCGCAAGGGGCTGTTAGGCTTCGATGACGTGAAGGTATTGCTGGGGCGCTGGACGAAGGACGAGGAGTCACGTCTGCGCCGCGAGGCGGTCGATTTCCGCCTCGATGGCCACTACGACCACTGGCTGCTCGATGAGTTCCAGGACACCAGCCTGGCCGAGTGGCAGGGTCTGGTTCCGCTGTTGGACGAGGCGACGACGCGGGACGATGGCACGCTCTTCGTCGTGGGTGACCGCAAGCAGGCGATCTACGGCTGGCGTGGTGGTGATGTGACTCTTTTCGACGAAGTGAGCCATCGCTATGGCGGCGGTCTCGCGACGCGTACCATGCCGGAGTCGTGGCGCTCCTGTCCTGCGGTGCTGGATCTGGTGAATGCCGTGTGCGGGGATTTTCCGACCATTCGCGAACTCTTCGGCCCGGAGATGGAGCGACGCTGGCAGTGGGAAGATCACGTGGCGGCCAAGCCGAACCTCACCGGTGAAGCGCGTGTGGAGGTGGTGGCGAAAGATGATCGGGAAGACCGCTTGGTGGAACTCTTGCGCGAGATCGGAGTCGGCGAGAAGAATCTGACATGCGGTGTCCTCGTCAGGACGAATAGCCAAGTCCGCGCCACGGCGGCGATGCTGCGCGACGAGGGCTTCGATGTGATCGAAGAGGGCCGTCGCCAGCCGGTGGCGGACAATGCACCGGGGGTGGCGCTGTTTCACCTGATCCGCTGGCTGGCGGATCCGAATGATGCCTATGCGCGGCAGGTCATTGCGATGTCGCCGCTGGATGGGATTCTCAAGGAGCGTCATGGTGAACATTGGCAAGCGGCTTGGGAAGGCCTGCTGAAGGCGGCGCGCGAGCATGGCTTTGCCGCGATGGTGGAGGGACTCGTCGAGCCCTTGTGGAAGGACATGTCCGAGTTCTCGCGGCGTCGTGCAGGAGACGTGATCGGTGCGCTGGCGGAGTTCGATGCCTCCGGTGCCGGAACGCCGCGCGAGGTGGTGCGCTGGATCACTGACCTGGAGATCCCGCAGAGTCCCGGTGCGGCGGCGGTGCAGGTGCTCACCATCCACAAGTCGAAGGGCCTTGGCTTCGATGTCGTGGTATTGCCGGAAATGGAAGACGCCCAGGTGCCGAATCACGGCGACTTCAATGTGGCCCGCGGCTTGCATGCGGGAGACCCGTGGTTGCTTGCGCCGCCGGCTTCGTGGGTTCGCTCGCTGGTATCCTCGCTTTGCTCAGCGGAGGAGGCTTGGGCGGATGACCAGCGCTATGAGGCGATGTGTGTGCTCTACGTGGCGCTCACCCGGGCGAAGCGCGGGCTCTATGTGCTGCTGCCGGAGGTGCCGAAGTCGCGGAAGGATCCGGGCGAGTGGAAATCTCCCGCGAATTGGATCGCCCGCTCGGCGGGTGACAGCTTCCAGTCCGGCGATCCGGGGTGGTGGCGCGATGTGCCGGATCGCCAGTCCGTGGTGAAGCCGCCGATTCCCCAGCTAGGTGTGGCGAAGCCTCGCCGGGCCCGCACCTCTCCCTCGGGAGCGAAGGCGGTGCATGCGGTGATGCCGTCCCTGGCGGGCATGGCCTTGGGGCGCGACGTTCACTCGCTCTTCGAGCGCATTGGCTGGGTGGACGATGATCCGCCGAAGTTGCCGCCGGGCGATGCAGGTGCACTGATCCGCGGGCTTCTGGCGAAACCTGCAGTTAATGAGGTTCTCTCTCGAAAGGGGCGGAACGTCTCGCTGTTCCGGGAGCAACCGGTGGAGGCGATCCTCGATGGCAAGTGGCTGAGCGGAGTGATTGACCGACTTCATGTGATCCGGGGTGATGATGGGAAGGTCACTGCGCTGGAACTGATCGACTTCAAGACAGATGCCGTGGAAAAGGCGGAGCAATTGGCGGAGCGCTATGCCGGTCAGATGGCTGCTTACCGGGACGTGCTTTCGAAGGCGTTTGGAGAGGTTCCAGTTGGCTGCGTGCTGCTCTCGACGAAGCTTCGCGAGGTGGTTGTCTTATAG